The Oxalobacteraceae bacterium OTU3CINTB1 genome includes a window with the following:
- a CDS encoding LysM peptidoglycan-binding domain-containing protein: MKNFSTVGTRLVWTALFCAVAAAPAAALTCEFRADAPDQHTVVRGDTLWDISGKFLQQPWCWPTVWGMNRDEIANPHWIYPGQIIWFDRAAGRLRLGNRIDANGGNNPATERRSPGLRVEGLGKDAVPSIPAGVIEPFLSQPLIIENDELKGAPRVIATQDDHVFTGKDDKAYVRGELNGNTSFQVFRPGNPLRDPVTQEVIGHEAFYLGTLKLQAAAQSGSDVHTFVVASAKEEMGKGDQLRAIPPMPMQNYVPHPPEQRVASRVMAIYGGVTHAGQNQVVSINRGKLDGLDVGAVLQLYHAGRTVSDSTAPKSWLGMREQQVRLPDERVGSLFIFRVFKHISYGLIMQVTAPVEVGDVAKSPE; the protein is encoded by the coding sequence ATGAAAAATTTTAGCACAGTCGGCACCCGCTTAGTATGGACGGCGCTATTTTGCGCCGTGGCGGCGGCGCCGGCGGCCGCGCTCACATGCGAGTTCCGGGCCGACGCGCCCGACCAGCACACGGTGGTCCGGGGCGATACCTTGTGGGATATCTCGGGGAAATTTCTGCAACAGCCGTGGTGCTGGCCCACCGTCTGGGGCATGAACCGGGACGAAATCGCCAATCCGCATTGGATCTATCCGGGACAGATCATCTGGTTCGACCGCGCTGCCGGCCGCTTGCGCCTTGGCAACAGGATCGACGCCAACGGCGGCAACAATCCGGCCACCGAGCGCCGCTCGCCCGGGCTGCGCGTCGAGGGGCTGGGCAAGGACGCGGTGCCGTCGATACCGGCCGGCGTCATCGAGCCGTTCCTGAGCCAGCCGCTGATCATTGAAAACGACGAACTCAAAGGCGCGCCGCGCGTCATCGCCACGCAGGACGACCATGTGTTCACCGGCAAGGACGACAAGGCCTACGTCCGTGGCGAGCTCAACGGCAATACCTCGTTCCAGGTGTTCCGGCCGGGCAATCCGCTGCGGGACCCGGTCACCCAAGAGGTGATCGGCCACGAGGCCTTCTATCTGGGCACGCTCAAATTGCAGGCGGCGGCGCAGTCCGGCAGCGATGTGCACACCTTCGTCGTCGCCAGCGCCAAGGAGGAAATGGGCAAGGGCGACCAGTTGCGCGCCATTCCGCCGATGCCGATGCAGAACTACGTGCCGCATCCGCCCGAGCAACGGGTGGCGTCGCGCGTGATGGCCATCTACGGCGGCGTCACGCACGCCGGCCAGAACCAGGTGGTCAGTATTAATCGCGGAAAGCTTGACGGACTCGATGTCGGCGCCGTGCTGCAGCTGTACCATGCGGGAAGAACTGTGAGCGATTCCACCGCGCCGAAAAGCTGGCTGGGGATGCGCGAACAGCAGGTCAGGCTGCCGGACGAGCGAGTGGGCAGCCTGTTTATCTTCCGCGTGTTCAAGCATATTTCGTACGGCTTGATCATGCAGGTGACGGCGCCGGTGGAAGTGGGCGACGTCGCCAAGTCGCCGGAGTAA
- the def gene encoding peptide deformylase → MAILNILRYPDPRLHKVAKPVTVFDERLEQLVADMAETMYDAPGIGLAASQVDVHEQLLVIDITETKDALVAYINPEIIWASDEKLVYDEGCLSVPGVYDGVERHAKVKVRALDVKGQPFEVEADGLLAVCIQHEMDHLLGKVFVEYLSPLKRNRIKTKMIKEERGLEREAQLRAQGRRY, encoded by the coding sequence ATGGCCATTTTAAATATTCTGCGTTACCCCGATCCGCGCCTGCACAAGGTCGCCAAGCCAGTCACCGTCTTCGACGAGCGCCTGGAGCAACTGGTCGCCGACATGGCCGAGACCATGTACGACGCCCCCGGCATCGGCCTGGCCGCCTCGCAAGTCGATGTGCACGAGCAACTGCTGGTCATCGACATCACCGAGACCAAGGACGCATTGGTCGCCTACATCAACCCGGAAATCATCTGGGCCAGCGACGAGAAGCTGGTCTACGACGAAGGCTGCCTGTCGGTGCCCGGCGTCTACGACGGCGTCGAACGCCACGCGAAGGTCAAGGTGCGCGCGCTCGACGTCAAGGGCCAGCCGTTTGAAGTGGAAGCCGACGGCCTGCTGGCTGTCTGCATCCAGCACGAGATGGACCACCTGCTGGGCAAGGTCTTCGTCGAATACCTGTCGCCGCTCAAGCGCAACCGCATCAAGACCAAGATGATCAAGGAAGAACGCGGCCTCGAGCGCGAAGCGCAACTGCGCGCGCAGGGCCGCCGGTACTAA
- the fmt gene encoding methionyl-tRNA formyltransferase translates to MKVIFAGTPEFAAVALQALHEAGFEIPLVLTQPDRPAGRGMHLQPSAVKQYAVAHGIEVLQPLSLRTDSKDPQRAEEALAAHARLLSTPYDVMVVAAYGLILPRSTLDIKPCLNIHGSLLPRWRGAAPIHRAIEAGDDETGITIMEMEEGLDTGPMLLIERVAIGERDTTGMVHDKLAALGGKMIVEALRKMEHNQLEAVTQPEEGVTYAAKISKEEAALDFNMSAVEIGRKIRAFNPFPGAHATVNGVNVKLWGAEVVEADSKTPAGQVLAADAQHGIVVACGTGALRLTELQKPGGKRLPAAEFIKGFPLENLTFE, encoded by the coding sequence ATGAAGGTAATCTTCGCCGGCACCCCGGAGTTCGCCGCCGTGGCACTGCAAGCCCTGCACGAGGCCGGCTTCGAAATCCCGCTGGTGCTGACCCAGCCCGACCGCCCCGCCGGTCGCGGCATGCACCTGCAACCGTCGGCCGTCAAGCAATACGCGGTCGCGCACGGCATCGAGGTGCTGCAGCCGCTGTCGCTGCGCACCGACAGCAAGGACCCGCAGCGCGCCGAAGAGGCGCTGGCCGCCCATGCGCGCCTTCTGTCGACCCCGTATGACGTCATGGTGGTGGCCGCTTACGGCCTGATCCTCCCGCGCAGCACGCTCGACATCAAGCCCTGCCTCAACATCCACGGCTCGCTGCTGCCGCGCTGGCGCGGCGCCGCGCCGATCCACCGCGCCATCGAGGCCGGCGACGATGAAACCGGCATCACCATCATGGAGATGGAGGAAGGCCTGGACACCGGCCCGATGCTGCTGATCGAGCGCGTCGCCATCGGCGAGCGCGACACCACCGGCATGGTGCACGACAAGCTGGCCGCGCTCGGCGGCAAGATGATCGTCGAGGCGCTGCGCAAGATGGAGCACAACCAGCTCGAAGCGGTTACACAGCCCGAGGAAGGCGTTACCTACGCCGCCAAGATCAGCAAGGAAGAGGCGGCGCTGGACTTCAACATGTCCGCCGTCGAGATCGGCCGCAAGATCCGCGCCTTCAATCCCTTCCCCGGCGCGCACGCCACGGTCAACGGCGTCAACGTCAAGCTGTGGGGTGCCGAAGTGGTCGAAGCCGACAGCAAAACGCCGGCCGGCCAGGTGCTGGCGGCCGACGCGCAGCACGGCATCGTGGTCGCCTGCGGCACCGGCGCGCTGCGCCTGACGGAGCTGCAAAAACCGGGCGGCAAGCGCCTGCCGGCCGCCGAGTTCATCAAAGGTTTCCCATTGGAGAACCTTACTTTCGAGTAA
- a CDS encoding nitroreductase family protein, translated as MTDLIDKLHWRYATKNYNPAKKVDAEKLDRILEAVRLAPTSSGLQPFEVFVVENPELRAKIREVSWGQPQVTQASHLLVFAAWDDITEARIDMMFDLTNEQRGTVNEGWEAYRVKLKAIVAARGQQGNYESAARQAYIALGVALVAAAVEGVDSTPMEGFDPAAVDNILSLKERNLRSVVILPLGHREPEGDWLAGLKKVRRPREKLVTVL; from the coding sequence ATGACCGATCTGATCGACAAGCTGCACTGGCGCTACGCCACCAAAAACTACAATCCCGCCAAAAAAGTGGATGCCGAGAAGCTCGACCGCATCCTGGAAGCGGTGCGCCTGGCCCCAACCTCCAGCGGCCTGCAACCGTTTGAAGTCTTCGTCGTTGAAAACCCTGAACTGCGCGCAAAGATCCGCGAAGTCTCGTGGGGCCAGCCGCAGGTGACCCAAGCGTCGCACCTGCTGGTGTTCGCCGCCTGGGACGACATCACCGAAGCGCGCATCGACATGATGTTCGACCTGACGAACGAGCAGCGCGGCACCGTCAACGAAGGCTGGGAAGCCTACCGCGTCAAATTGAAAGCCATCGTCGCCGCGCGCGGCCAGCAGGGCAATTACGAATCCGCTGCCCGCCAGGCCTACATCGCGCTGGGCGTGGCGCTGGTCGCGGCCGCGGTTGAAGGTGTCGACAGCACGCCGATGGAAGGCTTCGATCCGGCCGCCGTCGACAATATCCTGTCGCTCAAGGAGCGCAACCTGCGCAGCGTCGTGATCCTGCCGCTCGGCCACCGCGAGCCGGAAGGCGACTGGCTGGCAGGGCTGAAGAAAGTACGCCGCCCGCGCGAGAAGCTGGTAACGGTCCTGTAA
- a CDS encoding DUF2145 domain-containing protein → MAHAGASNSSRFCDRAQPLTAAEQDRLLRFAGVLREELAGAGDSVALVSRSGLDLSRFGIRYSHAALAWRSEEGVWSARQLYYACDESRPRIFDQGLAGFAMGTDDPKVGYLSIVRLPPESVLALRPALLDRPRVQHMLAAQYSANAYAYSTRYQNCNQWVMEMLAAGWGDLPDGGDLRERAQDWLREQGYAPQPVDVDSRLLMLASYFVPLVHLSDHPQQDVAEMKLRVSLPSTIETFVRARFPASERVELCHDDRQIVVRRGWTPIADGCKPEEGDRVVRLD, encoded by the coding sequence ATGGCGCATGCCGGCGCTTCCAATTCATCACGCTTTTGCGACCGCGCGCAGCCGCTGACGGCGGCCGAGCAGGATCGCCTGCTGCGCTTTGCCGGCGTGCTGCGCGAGGAACTGGCGGGCGCCGGCGACAGCGTGGCATTGGTCAGCCGCTCGGGCTTGGACCTGTCGCGCTTCGGCATCCGTTATTCGCACGCCGCGCTGGCGTGGCGCTCGGAGGAGGGTGTATGGTCGGCGCGCCAGTTGTATTACGCCTGCGATGAAAGCCGTCCGCGTATTTTCGATCAGGGCCTGGCCGGTTTCGCCATGGGCACCGACGATCCCAAAGTAGGCTACCTGAGCATCGTGCGGCTGCCGCCGGAATCGGTGTTGGCCTTGCGTCCGGCTTTGCTGGACCGCCCGCGCGTGCAGCACATGCTGGCCGCGCAATACAGCGCGAATGCTTATGCATACAGCACGCGCTACCAGAACTGTAATCAGTGGGTGATGGAGATGCTGGCCGCAGGTTGGGGCGATTTGCCCGACGGCGGCGATCTGCGCGAGCGTGCGCAGGACTGGCTGCGCGAACAGGGATATGCGCCGCAGCCGGTCGATGTCGATTCACGGTTGCTGATGCTGGCGTCGTACTTCGTGCCGCTGGTGCATTTAAGCGATCATCCGCAGCAGGATGTGGCGGAGATGAAGCTGCGGGTCAGCCTGCCGTCGACGATCGAGACGTTTGTGCGGGCGCGCTTTCCGGCCAGCGAGCGTGTGGAGCTTTGCCATGATGACCGGCAGATCGTCGTCCGGCGCGGCTGGACGCCGATTGCCGATGGCTGCAAGCCGGAAGAGGGCGATCGCGTGGTGCGGCTGGATTGA
- the metH gene encoding methionine synthase, which yields MNNTVSHTVMSKTDAQLREILARRIMILDGAMGTIIQQYKLDETAYRGGPAGRFIDFAAPADSGARELFVKGNNELLTLTQPHVIQEIHERYLAAGADLIETNTFGATTIAQDDYHMAHLAYEMNLQAAKLARAACDKYSSVDKPRFVAGALGPTPKTASISPDVNDPAARNITFDQLVDAYHQQTTALVEGGVDVLLVETIFDTLNCKAALFAIDKFYAENPGVPRLPLMISGTVTDASGRILSGQTVPAFWNSVRHAKPLTIGLNCALGAALMRPYAQELSQIADTFVCIYPNAGLPNPMSDTGFDELPADTSALLREFADAGFVNIAGGCCGTTPDHIKAIGEMLATTTPRPVPDVPVAQRLSGLEPFTIDESSLFVNVGERTNVTGSKAFARMILNEQYDEALSVARQQVENGAQVIDINMDEAMLDSQAAMTRFLNLIASEPDISRVPIMIDSSKWSVIEAGLKCVQGKSIVNSISMKEGEEEFIRQARLCLSYGAAVIVMAFDEKGQADTFERKTEICERAYKLLVNTVGFPPEDIIFDPNIFAIATGIEEHNNYAVDFINATRWIKDNLPHAKISGGVSNVSFSFRGNDPAREAIHTVFLYHAIKAGMTMGIVNAGMVGVYDDLPAELRERVEDVVLNRRDDATERMIDIAGTLKAGAGKQDAQNLEWRNAPVEKRLAHALVHGITQFITDDTEEMRQQVLAANGRPIHVIEGPLMDGMNIVGDLFGQGKMFLPQVVKSARVMKQAVAHLIPYIEEEKLAEEKRTGIVAKPKGKIVIATVKGDVHDIGKNIVSVVLQCNNFEVVNMGVMVPCSEILARAKLENADIIGLSGLITPSLEEMAYVAKEMQRDEHFRMLKIPLLIGGATTSRAHTAVKIAHNYEGPVVYVPDASRSVSVAQSLLTPESRQQYIDDIASDYVRIREQHANKKALPMLSLKDARANKMKLAFDGAGAPVKPKFIGRREFKNVDLATIARYIDWGPFFQTWDLAGPYPAILTDEVVGEAATKVFEEGQALLKKVIDGRWLTANGVISLLPANTVNDDDIEIYTDDTRGTVDFTYYGLRQQGVKPVVDGVQRPNQCLSDFIAPKESGVKDYIGMFAVTAGLGIEKYEKRFEDAHDDYSSIMLKSLADRLAEAFAEYLHERVRKDLWGYAAAESLTNDDMIAEKYAGIRPAPGYPACPEHTVKRDMFKTMQAEEIGMELTESFAMYPGAAVSGFYFAHPQSKYFVVGKIGEDQLADMAARRKVDKAELERWLAPNLS from the coding sequence ATGAACAACACCGTGTCCCATACCGTCATGTCCAAGACCGATGCCCAGCTGCGCGAAATCCTGGCGCGCCGCATCATGATCCTCGATGGCGCGATGGGCACGATCATCCAGCAGTACAAACTGGACGAAACGGCCTACCGTGGCGGCCCGGCCGGACGCTTCATCGACTTCGCCGCGCCCGCCGACAGCGGCGCGCGCGAGCTGTTCGTCAAGGGTAACAACGAGCTGCTGACCTTGACGCAGCCGCACGTGATCCAGGAGATCCACGAGCGCTATCTGGCCGCCGGCGCGGACCTGATCGAAACCAACACCTTCGGCGCCACCACGATCGCGCAGGACGACTATCACATGGCCCATCTGGCCTACGAGATGAACCTGCAGGCCGCGAAACTGGCGCGCGCCGCGTGCGACAAGTACAGCAGCGTCGACAAGCCGCGCTTTGTCGCCGGCGCGCTCGGGCCGACGCCGAAAACCGCGTCGATCTCGCCGGACGTCAACGACCCGGCCGCGCGCAACATCACCTTCGACCAGCTGGTCGACGCCTACCACCAGCAAACCACGGCGCTGGTCGAAGGCGGCGTCGATGTGCTGCTGGTCGAGACCATCTTCGACACGCTGAACTGCAAGGCCGCGCTCTTCGCGATCGACAAATTCTATGCCGAGAACCCTGGTGTGCCGCGCCTGCCGCTGATGATCTCCGGCACCGTCACCGACGCGTCGGGCCGCATCCTGTCCGGCCAGACCGTGCCGGCCTTCTGGAACTCGGTGCGCCACGCCAAGCCGCTGACGATCGGCCTCAATTGCGCGCTGGGCGCGGCGCTGATGCGCCCCTACGCGCAAGAGCTCTCGCAAATCGCCGACACCTTCGTCTGCATCTACCCGAACGCCGGCCTGCCCAACCCGATGAGCGACACCGGCTTCGACGAGCTACCGGCCGACACTTCGGCGCTGTTGCGCGAGTTCGCCGACGCCGGCTTCGTCAACATCGCCGGCGGCTGCTGCGGCACCACGCCGGACCATATCAAGGCCATCGGCGAGATGCTCGCCACCACCACGCCGCGCCCCGTGCCGGACGTGCCAGTCGCGCAGCGCCTGTCGGGCCTCGAACCGTTCACCATCGACGAGAGCTCGCTATTCGTCAACGTTGGCGAGCGCACCAACGTCACCGGCTCGAAGGCGTTCGCGCGCATGATCCTGAACGAGCAGTACGACGAGGCGCTGTCGGTCGCCCGTCAGCAGGTGGAAAACGGCGCCCAGGTCATCGACATCAACATGGACGAGGCGATGCTCGATTCGCAAGCCGCGATGACGCGCTTCCTGAACCTGATCGCGTCGGAACCCGACATCTCGCGCGTGCCGATCATGATCGACTCGTCGAAATGGTCGGTGATCGAAGCGGGGCTCAAATGCGTGCAGGGCAAATCGATCGTCAATTCGATCTCGATGAAGGAAGGCGAGGAGGAATTCATCCGCCAGGCGCGCCTGTGCCTGAGCTATGGCGCCGCCGTCATCGTCATGGCCTTCGACGAAAAAGGCCAGGCCGACACCTTCGAGCGCAAGACCGAAATCTGCGAGCGCGCCTACAAGCTGCTGGTCAACACCGTCGGCTTCCCGCCGGAAGACATCATCTTCGACCCGAACATTTTCGCCATCGCCACCGGCATCGAAGAGCACAACAACTACGCGGTGGACTTCATCAACGCCACGCGCTGGATCAAGGACAACCTGCCGCACGCGAAGATCTCGGGCGGCGTCTCCAACGTCTCGTTCTCGTTCCGCGGCAACGACCCGGCGCGCGAGGCGATCCACACCGTGTTCCTGTACCACGCCATCAAGGCCGGCATGACGATGGGTATCGTCAACGCCGGCATGGTCGGCGTCTACGACGACCTGCCGGCCGAACTGCGCGAAAGGGTCGAGGACGTGGTGCTGAACCGCCGCGACGACGCCACCGAGCGCATGATCGACATCGCCGGCACCTTGAAGGCCGGCGCCGGCAAGCAGGACGCGCAGAACCTGGAATGGCGCAACGCGCCGGTCGAAAAGCGCCTGGCGCACGCGCTGGTGCACGGCATCACCCAGTTCATCACCGACGACACCGAGGAAATGCGCCAGCAGGTGCTGGCCGCCAACGGCCGTCCGATCCACGTGATCGAAGGTCCGCTGATGGATGGCATGAACATCGTCGGCGACCTGTTCGGACAAGGCAAGATGTTCCTGCCGCAGGTGGTCAAATCCGCGCGCGTGATGAAGCAAGCCGTGGCCCACCTGATTCCGTACATCGAAGAGGAAAAGCTGGCCGAGGAAAAGCGCACCGGCATCGTCGCCAAACCGAAGGGCAAGATCGTCATCGCCACCGTCAAGGGCGACGTCCACGACATCGGCAAGAACATCGTCTCGGTGGTCCTGCAATGTAATAACTTCGAGGTGGTGAACATGGGCGTGATGGTGCCCTGCTCCGAGATCCTGGCGCGCGCCAAGCTGGAAAACGCCGACATCATCGGCCTGTCCGGCCTGATCACGCCATCGCTCGAGGAGATGGCCTACGTGGCGAAAGAGATGCAGCGCGACGAGCATTTCCGCATGCTCAAGATCCCGCTGCTGATCGGCGGCGCCACCACCAGCCGCGCCCACACCGCCGTCAAGATCGCCCACAACTACGAAGGCCCGGTGGTGTACGTGCCGGACGCCTCGCGCTCCGTGTCGGTGGCGCAGTCGCTGCTGACGCCGGAGAGCCGCCAGCAGTACATCGACGACATCGCGTCGGACTACGTGCGCATCCGCGAGCAGCACGCCAACAAAAAGGCGCTGCCGATGCTGTCGCTGAAGGACGCGCGCGCCAACAAGATGAAGCTCGCCTTCGACGGCGCAGGCGCGCCGGTCAAGCCGAAGTTCATCGGCCGCCGCGAATTCAAGAACGTCGATCTGGCCACCATCGCGCGCTACATCGACTGGGGCCCATTCTTCCAGACCTGGGACCTGGCCGGCCCGTACCCCGCCATCCTGACCGATGAAGTGGTGGGCGAAGCTGCCACCAAGGTGTTCGAGGAAGGCCAGGCGCTGCTCAAGAAAGTCATCGACGGCCGCTGGCTGACCGCCAACGGCGTCATCTCGCTGCTGCCGGCGAACACGGTCAACGACGACGACATCGAAATCTACACCGACGACACCCGCGGCACCGTCGACTTCACGTACTACGGCCTGCGCCAGCAAGGCGTCAAGCCGGTGGTCGACGGCGTGCAGCGGCCGAACCAGTGCCTGTCCGACTTCATCGCGCCCAAAGAGTCGGGCGTGAAGGATTACATCGGCATGTTCGCCGTCACCGCCGGCCTGGGCATCGAGAAGTACGAAAAGCGCTTCGAGGACGCGCACGACGACTACTCGTCGATCATGCTCAAATCGCTGGCCGACCGCCTGGCCGAAGCCTTCGCCGAATACCTGCATGAGCGCGTGCGCAAGGACCTGTGGGGCTACGCCGCCGCCGAGTCGCTGACCAACGACGACATGATCGCCGAAAAGTACGCCGGCATCCGTCCCGCGCCGGGCTACCCGGCCTGTCCGGAGCACACCGTCAAGCGCGACATGTTCAAGACGATGCAGGCCGAAGAAATCGGCATGGAGCTGACCGAATCGTTCGCCATGTATCCTGGCGCGGCCGTCTCCGGCTTCTACTTCGCGCATCCGCAATCGAAGTACTTCGTGGTCGGGAAAATCGGCGAAGACCAGCTGGCCGACATGGCCGCGCGCCGCAAGGTCGACAAGGCCGAACTGGAACGCTGGCTCGCCCCCAACCTCTCCTAA
- a CDS encoding MerR family transcriptional regulator has translation MTKANHSEPLSIGKLASATGASVRSIRHYDEHGLLKSMRASNGYRVFSPAAVTQVKQIQRMIASGFSLAEIRSFPDCMLMIEGAAACSETTDAQRKRLASIEEQIAELEKRRARLLKTLSEGTIPPLD, from the coding sequence ATGACCAAAGCAAATCATTCCGAGCCGCTCAGCATCGGCAAACTGGCCAGCGCCACCGGCGCCAGCGTGCGCTCGATTCGCCACTACGACGAACATGGGTTATTGAAATCAATGCGGGCGAGTAACGGCTACCGGGTGTTTTCGCCTGCGGCCGTCACCCAGGTGAAACAGATCCAGCGCATGATCGCGAGCGGATTCAGCTTGGCGGAGATCCGTTCGTTTCCCGATTGTATGTTGATGATCGAGGGTGCTGCGGCGTGCAGCGAGACGACCGACGCGCAGCGCAAGCGGCTGGCGTCGATTGAGGAACAAATCGCGGAGCTGGAAAAGCGCCGCGCGCGTCTGCTTAAAACTTTATCCGAGGGCACAATCCCGCCGCTCGATTAG
- a CDS encoding alpha/beta hydrolase: MSPSTLFPSMLLLLRAMLLACTLAAASAAMAETKSYTITAPDGVTLAVRESGDPQGAPVIFIHGLLGSTLNWEAQVADPRLQRYRLISYDMRGHGLSGKPAVAEAYSDGRRWADDLRAVITSSRADRPVLVGWSLGGAVITNYLAAYGDGAIAGAVYVDGVIELKPEQIVAHPEVYRDLNAPDLKTHLDAVRAFLRLCFHTQPAASDFERLLANAAVASWDMQRAVQSMKVDLAGGLGKAKVPVLLIYGAQDALVKARPSIARAAEVNPRIRSVLYDASGHAPFIEETDRFNRDLSSFIDSLKR, encoded by the coding sequence ATGTCACCGTCAACCCTCTTCCCATCAATGCTCTTACTGCTGCGCGCCATGCTGCTCGCCTGCACGCTGGCCGCCGCCTCGGCCGCCATGGCCGAAACAAAAAGCTATACCATCACAGCCCCGGACGGCGTCACCTTGGCGGTGCGGGAATCGGGCGATCCGCAAGGCGCCCCGGTCATCTTCATCCACGGCCTGCTCGGCAGCACTCTCAACTGGGAAGCGCAAGTCGCCGATCCACGGCTCCAGCGCTACCGTCTGATCAGCTACGACATGCGCGGACACGGCCTGTCCGGCAAGCCGGCCGTGGCCGAAGCGTACAGCGACGGGCGGCGCTGGGCCGACGATCTGCGAGCCGTCATCACATCGTCGCGGGCGGACAGGCCGGTGCTGGTCGGCTGGTCCCTGGGCGGCGCGGTCATCACGAATTATCTGGCGGCGTACGGGGATGGCGCGATCGCCGGTGCGGTCTACGTCGACGGCGTAATCGAACTGAAACCGGAGCAAATCGTCGCCCATCCCGAGGTCTACCGCGACCTGAACGCGCCGGACTTGAAGACGCACCTGGACGCGGTGCGCGCGTTCCTGCGCCTGTGTTTCCATACCCAGCCCGCGGCATCCGACTTCGAGCGCCTGCTGGCCAACGCCGCCGTCGCGTCCTGGGACATGCAGCGCGCGGTCCAGTCGATGAAGGTCGACCTCGCCGGCGGCTTGGGCAAGGCCAAGGTGCCGGTGCTGCTGATCTACGGCGCGCAAGATGCGCTGGTGAAGGCGCGGCCGTCGATCGCCAGGGCTGCCGAGGTGAATCCGCGCATCCGCAGCGTGCTGTACGACGCCTCAGGCCATGCGCCGTTCATCGAGGAGACGGACCGCTTCAACCGCGATCTGTCCAGCTTCATCGACAGCTTGAAACGCTGA
- a CDS encoding HDOD domain-containing protein, with translation MIDLSQHDAGPRNLRVREFYLGRQPILDRNQNLFGYELLFRNAPVGPAHITTELSATAAVIAHASQLGMEKTVGDALGFVNVDADVIMTDIFSFLPREKMVLEVCATEPVTAPLLARVEELARQGFRFALADVSGENETVGALLPWIEYVKMDMRSTPLSSLMKLAPRFRQQKKKLVAEKVETREEFKNALDLEFDYFQGYYFSRPVIMSGKKLSPSQLAVMELMTLVTSDADNIDIERAIKRDVSLALNLLRLVNTPAVGARQRIDSLSQAVTLLGRRQLQRWLQIMLYAEPSKRGHSMTPLLMLATTRGRLLELLAGKLRPSQRHVADIAFTVGIMSLMDTLFGMPMEEILAQIPVNDDVSQALLNRDGFYGDLLKLAECIERIEEMDEHIVPALRNLAMSTDELVELELAAFEWSDNVVRYAL, from the coding sequence ATGATCGATCTCTCCCAACACGACGCAGGCCCGCGCAATCTGCGCGTGCGCGAATTCTACCTGGGACGCCAGCCCATCCTCGACCGCAACCAGAACCTGTTCGGTTATGAATTGCTTTTCCGAAATGCCCCGGTTGGTCCGGCCCATATCACCACCGAGCTGTCGGCGACGGCGGCGGTGATCGCCCACGCCTCCCAGCTGGGCATGGAAAAGACCGTCGGCGACGCGCTCGGTTTCGTCAATGTCGACGCCGACGTCATCATGACCGACATTTTTTCCTTCTTGCCGCGTGAAAAAATGGTGCTGGAAGTGTGTGCCACCGAGCCGGTCACGGCGCCATTGCTGGCGCGCGTGGAAGAGCTGGCCCGCCAGGGCTTCCGCTTCGCGCTGGCCGATGTCAGCGGTGAGAACGAGACCGTCGGCGCGCTGCTGCCGTGGATCGAGTACGTCAAAATGGACATGCGCAGCACGCCGTTGTCCAGCCTGATGAAACTGGCGCCGCGCTTCCGCCAGCAGAAAAAGAAACTGGTGGCCGAGAAGGTCGAAACCCGCGAAGAATTCAAGAACGCGCTGGACCTGGAGTTCGATTATTTCCAGGGCTATTACTTCTCGCGGCCGGTCATCATGAGCGGCAAGAAGCTGTCGCCGTCGCAGCTGGCGGTGATGGAGTTGATGACCCTGGTGACGTCGGACGCCGACAATATCGATATCGAGCGCGCGATCAAGCGCGATGTTTCGCTGGCGCTCAATCTGCTGCGGCTGGTGAACACGCCGGCGGTGGGCGCGCGCCAGCGCATCGATTCGCTCAGCCAGGCGGTGACCTTGCTGGGCCGGCGCCAGCTACAGCGCTGGCTGCAGATCATGCTGTATGCAGAACCGAGCAAGCGCGGCCACAGTATGACGCCGTTGCTGATGCTGGCGACCACGCGCGGCCGCCTGCTGGAACTGTTGGCCGGCAAGCTGCGGCCGAGCCAGCGGCATGTCGCCGACATCGCCTTCACGGTCGGCATTATGTCGTTGATGGATACCTTGTTCGGCATGCCGATGGAGGAGATCCTGGCGCAGATACCGGTCAACGACGATGTTTCGCAAGCGCTGCTGAATCGTGATGGTTTCTACGGCGACCTGCTCAAGCTGGCCGAATGCATCGAGCGCATCGAGGAAATGGACGAGCATATCGTGCCGGCGCTGCGCAATCTTGCAATGTCCACCGATGAGCTGGTGGAGCTGGAGCTGGCCGCTTTCGAGTGGAGCGATAACGTGGTGCGGTACGCGCTGTAA